In Ruminiclostridium papyrosolvens DSM 2782, the following proteins share a genomic window:
- a CDS encoding YybH family protein, with protein MNDLIKELIDAADKAIREERFDDLMNFYTEDAVLVIKPGLEVQGKEAIKKAFIKIAGYFKNSIIPTQGKMLMIEAGDTVLVMSQTLLEADNKSESEFSMNRRATYIYRNIDGKWLCAIDNSYGTSLLD; from the coding sequence ATGAATGACTTAATAAAAGAATTGATAGACGCTGCCGACAAGGCAATAAGAGAGGAACGGTTTGATGATTTAATGAATTTTTACACTGAGGATGCAGTTCTTGTTATCAAACCCGGTCTGGAAGTTCAGGGCAAAGAAGCTATTAAGAAAGCTTTTATAAAAATTGCCGGGTACTTTAAAAATAGTATAATACCTACACAAGGTAAAATGCTTATGATTGAGGCTGGCGATACGGTTTTGGTTATGTCTCAAACTCTACTGGAAGCGGACAATAAAAGCGAATCGGAATTTAGTATGAACCGAAGAGCAACTTATATTTATAGAAATATTGATGGAAAATGGTTGTGCGCAATTGACAATTCATATGGAACATCATTACTTGACTAA
- a CDS encoding AAA family ATPase, whose amino-acid sequence MKVLIFGIVASGKTTLARELSLRYNMKFYEGDCIAWGFPGEQRYKRTETEQTNIILDIDKKGDWIIEGTYRESQKCLFDMAETIIFLDTSLSIRKLRIITRFIKQIIGIEKCNYKPTFEMLRLMFKWTDDFEKNRRKYEEMLLLHKHKLVWVKSKKELQEKL is encoded by the coding sequence TTGAAAGTTCTGATTTTTGGGATAGTTGCAAGTGGAAAGACAACTCTTGCAAGAGAATTATCTTTGAGATACAACATGAAATTTTATGAAGGTGATTGCATCGCATGGGGATTTCCAGGAGAACAACGATATAAACGTACAGAAACAGAACAAACAAATATTATTTTAGACATTGATAAAAAAGGTGATTGGATTATTGAGGGTACATACAGAGAAAGTCAAAAATGCTTGTTTGATATGGCAGAAACCATTATATTTTTGGATACTTCTCTAAGTATAAGAAAACTTAGAATTATCACAAGATTTATCAAACAAATAATTGGTATAGAAAAGTGCAATTATAAGCCTACATTTGAAATGCTTAGATTAATGTTTAAATGGACTGATGATTTCGAGAAAAATAGAAGAAAGTATGAGGAGATGTTGCTCTTGCATAAGCATAAATTGGTTTGGGTTAAATCTAAAAAAGAATTACAGGAAAAGTTATAG
- a CDS encoding YcaO-like family protein yields MISLQQKMHFKEISPIETVNKLKGILKACEIEVDETWLQKSSLNTYTVRIEIKGTGIGTNGKGISKDFALASGYAEFFERFQNNMLGTNVIVSDKVDEHGGALDGKCLTAEELIANNNSFMRLYFENRNMGNASFQEKVQNFKSVHVLEHLLNNEDTYYSLPFYNFKDGKVEFLPINSYVLNYGSNGMCAGNTSEEAIVQGLSEIIERYIQKRLFTEKPALPDIPEEYIKQFPYIYEMFLLLKENSSYKVMLKDCSFGGKYPVAALIIIEKNTGKYGIKLGCHPDYGIAMERAFTEATQGQDIFEYVNRSVIDFFNTNVEDETNICNSYKIGVGQFPYQLFGRTPSFEFAPVKDVSTMTNAEIANSWINEFINDGYDVLVRNVSHFNFPSFHIIIPGMSEMRNTSDTLFRVYNTKHLVSGLLYNADKITLDNTKYIIGTMDYFSNAQLENIVSNFYSFLEDVKIPFEELGEGCPYLTAMCYIVNKDYLNALREITYIENRITMRKIDANVLEWITSIKYYLSAMCELKDHKNSLQYLESMFDKEYILRLDSLFEDPASVIIKQYPSSAQLENLKENENYKRFEHAFHQYICAQKKNPINQEDIAKLIEFNSDKVTYDENPSKNVID; encoded by the coding sequence TTGATTAGTTTACAACAGAAAATGCATTTTAAAGAAATATCTCCAATTGAAACAGTTAATAAGTTAAAGGGAATACTTAAGGCATGTGAAATAGAGGTTGATGAAACCTGGCTCCAAAAAAGCAGTTTAAATACATATACAGTTAGAATTGAGATTAAGGGAACAGGTATAGGAACAAATGGTAAGGGCATATCGAAGGATTTTGCACTTGCAAGCGGGTACGCTGAGTTTTTTGAGCGCTTTCAAAATAATATGCTCGGTACAAATGTTATTGTATCAGATAAAGTGGATGAGCATGGGGGGGCTTTAGATGGAAAATGCTTAACTGCAGAAGAATTGATAGCTAATAATAATAGCTTCATGCGACTGTATTTTGAAAACCGCAATATGGGAAATGCTTCTTTTCAGGAGAAAGTGCAAAACTTCAAAAGTGTTCATGTATTAGAGCATTTATTAAATAATGAAGATACCTATTATTCATTACCTTTTTATAATTTTAAAGATGGTAAAGTTGAATTTCTACCAATAAACAGTTATGTGTTAAATTATGGAAGTAACGGAATGTGTGCCGGTAATACATCAGAGGAAGCAATTGTTCAAGGATTATCTGAAATAATAGAACGCTATATACAAAAACGTCTATTTACAGAAAAACCGGCATTACCAGATATACCCGAAGAGTATATTAAGCAATTTCCGTACATTTATGAAATGTTTTTGTTGTTGAAAGAAAACTCAAGTTATAAAGTAATGTTGAAAGATTGTTCGTTTGGCGGCAAATATCCTGTGGCAGCGCTAATAATCATTGAAAAAAATACAGGTAAATATGGAATTAAGTTAGGATGTCATCCTGACTATGGAATTGCTATGGAACGGGCTTTTACCGAAGCCACGCAGGGACAGGATATTTTTGAATATGTAAATCGTAGTGTTATAGATTTCTTTAATACTAATGTAGAGGATGAAACTAATATATGTAACAGTTACAAAATAGGTGTTGGACAATTTCCATATCAACTATTCGGAAGAACCCCTTCATTTGAATTTGCTCCTGTAAAAGATGTTTCAACTATGACAAATGCGGAAATTGCAAACAGTTGGATTAATGAATTTATTAATGATGGTTATGATGTTTTGGTTCGGAATGTATCACATTTTAATTTCCCTTCATTTCATATTATAATACCCGGAATGTCAGAGATGAGAAATACAAGTGATACATTATTCAGGGTTTATAATACTAAACATTTAGTTTCAGGCTTACTTTATAATGCAGATAAAATTACACTTGATAATACAAAATATATTATTGGAACAATGGACTATTTCTCCAATGCACAATTAGAGAATATAGTAAGCAATTTTTATAGTTTTTTGGAAGATGTTAAAATTCCTTTTGAAGAATTAGGAGAAGGATGTCCATACCTGACAGCAATGTGCTATATAGTAAATAAAGACTATTTAAATGCATTAAGAGAGATTACTTATATTGAAAATAGAATCACAATGAGAAAAATAGATGCAAATGTATTGGAGTGGATTACCTCAATAAAATACTACCTCAGTGCAATGTGTGAATTAAAAGATCATAAAAATTCATTACAATACCTAGAATCAATGTTTGATAAAGAATACATTCTTCGATTAGATTCTTTATTTGAGGATCCGGCATCAGTAATTATAAAACAGTATCCATCCAGTGCTCAGTTAGAAAATCTAAAGGAAAATGAAAACTATAAGAGATTTGAACATGCATTTCATCAATACATCTGTGCTCAGAAGAAGAATCCGATAAATCAGGAGGATATAGCAAAATTAATTGAATTTAATTCAGATAAAGTAACTTATGACGAAAATCCTTCGAAGAATGTGATTGATTAG
- a CDS encoding FlxA-like family protein, with product MSVSAVSTSSNITYAPMGFDNSIKLLEKQKMQLQEQIQKVNESKMDPKMKQEKVKELTEQITDIESQIRQKRMEKIKPDYGKVDSKNNNYNEDNKAQYEKSDVSINSKNMISAVTGYSDLKTMGKVRTDLKNQLRIASHSDKSPEAGQGIAKKIEKLEGDIHKKSEKINSDLRKAAKDGEKTGKQETKNDIKEDSKDKENPVSIITGDAESIQDENRGIISSNDVKSSEKVIKNGKETVPPQGRAVDIRI from the coding sequence ATGAGTGTTTCAGCAGTATCTACCAGTTCAAATATTACTTATGCACCTATGGGTTTTGATAATAGCATAAAACTATTGGAGAAACAAAAGATGCAATTGCAGGAGCAAATTCAAAAAGTCAATGAGAGTAAAATGGATCCTAAAATGAAACAGGAAAAAGTCAAGGAATTAACGGAGCAAATTACTGATATAGAATCACAGATTAGGCAAAAGCGGATGGAAAAAATCAAGCCGGATTATGGAAAAGTGGATTCAAAAAATAATAATTATAATGAAGATAATAAAGCCCAATATGAAAAATCTGATGTAAGTATAAACTCAAAAAATATGATTTCTGCAGTGACTGGGTATTCAGATTTAAAAACTATGGGAAAAGTAAGAACTGATCTGAAAAATCAGCTAAGAATTGCATCTCATAGTGATAAGAGTCCTGAAGCAGGTCAAGGTATTGCAAAGAAGATTGAAAAACTTGAAGGTGACATACATAAAAAATCGGAAAAAATAAATAGTGATTTAAGAAAAGCGGCTAAGGACGGAGAAAAAACAGGAAAACAAGAAACGAAAAATGATATTAAAGAAGATAGTAAAGATAAAGAAAATCCAGTGTCGATTATTACAGGCGATGCAGAATCTATTCAAGATGAGAACAGAGGTATTATATCTTCGAATGACGTCAAAAGTTCTGAAAAAGTCATAAAGAATGGAAAGGAAACAGTTCCACCCCAAGGAAGAGCTGTTGATATACGAATTTAA
- a CDS encoding EFR1 family ferrodoxin (N-terminal region resembles flavodoxins. C-terminal ferrodoxin region binds two 4Fe-4S clusters.) has translation MKLSTFYFSGTGNTEWAVREFERIIAEGGHDVDSISIDGVDARKPSFLVEIVRNSDFIGFANPIYGGNIPPVMRVFISNVIKALADEAEWAKPVYIINTFAYINGFGPFCAGKLLKNTGFRLISYVNIQICNNISTPNLKVKKITQEKLNKRKLLAVEELQKAAGMLFAGKPYITGRGLYLIPNILIRKISKKAIADNYKVFCVEKNSCERCMLCVDKCPTKSIEYKDDSFRFLPTCTACMRCYNNCPTYSILFNGKFADPNIYERYRGPDVVQN, from the coding sequence ATGAAGCTTTCAACATTTTATTTCAGCGGTACCGGTAATACAGAATGGGCCGTCAGAGAGTTTGAGCGTATAATTGCTGAAGGCGGGCATGATGTAGACTCAATTTCAATAGACGGAGTTGATGCCCGGAAGCCCTCTTTTCTTGTAGAAATAGTCCGAAACTCAGATTTTATCGGTTTTGCAAATCCCATATATGGTGGTAACATACCTCCGGTTATGAGGGTATTTATTAGCAATGTAATAAAAGCGTTGGCAGATGAAGCAGAGTGGGCAAAACCGGTGTATATTATCAATACTTTTGCTTATATAAATGGCTTTGGTCCTTTTTGTGCAGGGAAGCTTCTAAAAAATACGGGATTCAGGTTGATTTCCTATGTAAATATACAAATCTGCAACAATATTTCTACTCCAAACTTGAAAGTAAAAAAAATTACACAAGAAAAACTAAATAAAAGAAAGCTATTAGCAGTAGAAGAATTACAAAAAGCAGCAGGTATGCTTTTTGCAGGTAAACCTTATATAACCGGTAGAGGTCTTTATTTAATACCAAACATTCTGATAAGGAAAATATCCAAAAAGGCAATTGCAGACAACTATAAAGTCTTTTGTGTTGAGAAGAATTCTTGTGAGAGATGTATGTTATGTGTTGATAAGTGCCCCACAAAAAGCATCGAGTATAAAGATGATAGCTTCAGGTTTTTACCAACTTGCACTGCTTGTATGCGTTGCTATAATAATTGTCCAACCTATTCTATTCTTTTTAATGGGAAATTTGCTGACCCAAACATATATGAGCGATATCGGGGGCCTGATGTTGTTCAAAATTAG
- a CDS encoding C1 family peptidase: protein MNYKYSYNKDRIDNRDLLFSRSVSPHPEIILPKLVDLRGKCPPVYNQGNLGSCTANAGCTCRAMLLQDNQIQLSRMFLYYEERKLEGKTNKDDGASLRDTCKSIYKKGVCEEKYMPYNPENYKLPPSKLAKINAQQYRIIAYKSLSSLDEIKQNLAFRQQPVLLGMNVYESFESEAVTKTGIMPMPRKNEKKLGAHAVLIVGYKDIGKNHGMPGRNKHQQGYLLVRNSWGDKWGDKGYFYMPFDYVIPDYTFDYWIME, encoded by the coding sequence ATGAATTACAAATATTCTTATAATAAAGATAGAATTGATAATAGAGATTTACTTTTTTCCAGATCAGTATCACCACATCCTGAAATAATACTGCCTAAATTAGTAGACTTAAGAGGGAAATGTCCACCTGTATATAACCAAGGGAACTTAGGATCGTGTACTGCAAATGCCGGATGCACTTGTAGAGCTATGCTGTTGCAAGATAATCAAATTCAGTTATCAAGAATGTTTTTATATTATGAAGAAAGAAAATTAGAAGGAAAAACCAATAAGGATGATGGGGCAAGTCTTAGAGATACATGCAAATCAATCTATAAGAAAGGCGTTTGTGAAGAAAAATATATGCCATATAATCCGGAAAATTATAAGTTGCCACCTTCAAAACTTGCAAAAATAAATGCACAACAATACAGGATTATTGCATATAAATCATTAAGTTCCTTAGACGAAATCAAGCAAAACTTGGCTTTCAGGCAGCAACCGGTATTATTAGGAATGAATGTATATGAAAGTTTTGAATCGGAGGCAGTAACTAAAACAGGGATTATGCCAATGCCGCGCAAGAACGAAAAAAAGCTGGGAGCTCATGCTGTTTTAATAGTTGGTTATAAGGATATAGGTAAGAACCATGGTATGCCCGGCAGAAACAAGCATCAACAAGGTTATCTTTTAGTGAGAAATTCATGGGGAGATAAATGGGGTGATAAAGGATATTTTTATATGCCGTTTGATTATGTGATACCTGATTATACTTTTGATTATTGGATTATGGAATAA
- a CDS encoding methyltransferase family protein, translating into MDKRAVIYIVRLVAQRVIGFFLFLLGASWMLSVRDIVYFGLYILIAIISGIIMYKANSETIRERGKINTNSPFWDKVLLTIYWMLAYFVIYFIAGIGYKSGGSVDYLFCIGIFLLIFSTAITLKAMIVNTYLESTARLQTDRRQKVCKDGPYSIIRHPTYSAVLIWCVAISLIFPAISVTITASAIASIIIIRTYLEDTMLKRGLDGYKTYTQDVKYRLIPFIW; encoded by the coding sequence GTGGATAAACGAGCAGTTATCTATATTGTTAGGCTGGTGGCACAGAGAGTAATAGGTTTCTTTCTGTTTCTATTAGGAGCGTCGTGGATGCTTAGTGTCAGAGATATTGTTTATTTTGGATTGTACATTTTGATAGCGATTATCTCTGGAATTATAATGTATAAAGCAAATTCTGAGACAATTCGGGAAAGAGGAAAAATTAATACAAATTCTCCATTTTGGGATAAGGTGTTACTAACTATTTACTGGATGCTTGCGTACTTCGTTATATATTTTATTGCGGGGATAGGGTATAAATCAGGGGGGTCGGTAGATTATTTATTTTGTATAGGAATATTTCTTCTAATTTTTTCGACAGCTATTACTTTAAAGGCTATGATTGTTAACACTTATTTAGAATCAACTGCAAGATTACAAACCGATAGAAGACAGAAAGTCTGTAAGGATGGACCATATTCGATAATAAGACACCCTACATATTCAGCAGTACTAATTTGGTGTGTTGCCATATCTTTGATATTTCCAGCTATATCTGTGACAATTACAGCATCGGCTATAGCAAGTATAATCATTATTCGAACATATTTAGAAGATACTATGTTGAAAAGAGGCTTAGACGGATATAAAACGTATACGCAGGATGTGAAATATCGGTTGATTCCTTTCATATGGTAA
- a CDS encoding bis(5'-nucleosyl)-tetraphosphatase has product MFIEKSCGVIVYRIQIENIEFLAVKSKANGHWGFPKGHMENHESEEQTAKREVFEETGLSVDLLRGFRAKTQYMLDDGISKEVIYFIGTSSEKNVSIQADEIQEYRWLKYSKMKELLSFDNSKQILKEAHDFLSLLNYS; this is encoded by the coding sequence ATGTTTATTGAAAAGTCGTGTGGTGTAATAGTTTACAGGATACAGATTGAAAATATTGAATTCTTAGCAGTAAAAAGTAAAGCTAATGGTCATTGGGGTTTTCCAAAAGGCCATATGGAAAATCATGAGAGCGAGGAACAAACAGCTAAGAGGGAAGTTTTTGAAGAAACAGGATTAAGTGTTGATTTGCTTCGCGGATTTAGAGCAAAGACACAATACATGTTGGATGACGGTATTTCCAAGGAAGTTATATATTTTATTGGGACATCTTCAGAAAAGAATGTAAGTATACAGGCAGATGAAATTCAAGAGTACAGGTGGTTAAAGTACAGCAAAATGAAGGAATTATTGAGTTTTGATAACTCAAAGCAAATACTAAAAGAGGCTCATGACTTTCTCTCTTTATTAAATTATAGCTGA
- a CDS encoding LTA synthase family protein — translation MEKPSNKLTGLLFRNLLPKDIIPFYVILALLGKNIILVGFIINKDHYSSSLKSAVKMILTTYHFRAVYYLGFTLLVTWLLFLFKNRTRFYVSIFVNFLFSALFLIDLWYVRGFNTLPTLHTLQAGGNMSDSLSGFFALVSWKDLIFIIDIPVLIALGVIKRNYYRNIPRNIVFSMGMLILSLTSIYCIAPAVNSISAKPIPMNWVFYRFDATNTIDNISPLGYEVYSSVLYFSEKRNIKLNTAERNRIAKWYQDKKENLPDNEYKGMFKGKNLLVIQVESLEKFVINQKINGQEITPELNKLVKNSMFFTNIHEQVGGGNSSDADLMTNASVYPIQLGTTFFSNPFTHYNSFPKMLKKNGYFTTAIHPDNGAFWNWMPALKSMGFNKCYDSSYYKTTERINMGISDGTYFDQIEPIIVKEKQPFYTFLVTLSSHTPFELADKYRELKLSEELDKSKLGGYLQCIHYTDKQLGRLLDKLQKDGILDNTVVAIYGDHEGIHKYFPKDIGMLSEQESWWKDNGKRIPLIIYNKNLKGKEINVNGGQVDTMPTLAYLMGIDESSYISTAMGRNLLKTNKDFAVLRNSTVVGNVDEKDKAHAVEGLEISDKIIRGDYFKK, via the coding sequence ATGGAAAAACCAAGCAATAAACTAACTGGGCTTCTGTTTAGAAATCTATTACCTAAAGATATTATCCCATTTTATGTAATACTTGCGCTATTGGGCAAGAACATAATTCTTGTGGGATTTATAATTAATAAGGACCATTACAGTTCATCATTAAAAAGTGCTGTAAAAATGATTCTCACTACTTACCATTTCCGTGCAGTTTACTATTTGGGTTTTACACTGTTGGTGACATGGCTGCTCTTCTTGTTTAAAAACCGAACACGTTTTTATGTATCTATATTTGTCAATTTTCTGTTTTCCGCGTTATTCTTGATTGACCTGTGGTATGTACGTGGATTTAATACTCTTCCTACACTACATACACTTCAGGCTGGAGGAAACATGTCCGATTCACTGAGTGGGTTTTTTGCATTAGTGAGCTGGAAGGATTTAATATTTATTATAGATATTCCGGTACTTATTGCTTTGGGCGTAATTAAACGAAATTATTACAGAAATATTCCCAGAAATATAGTTTTTTCAATGGGAATGCTGATTTTATCACTGACTAGTATTTACTGTATAGCTCCGGCAGTAAATAGCATATCAGCTAAACCTATTCCTATGAATTGGGTATTTTACAGATTTGATGCTACAAATACAATAGACAATATATCGCCATTAGGTTATGAGGTCTATAGTTCAGTATTGTATTTTTCGGAAAAACGAAATATAAAGCTTAATACTGCTGAGAGAAATAGGATTGCAAAGTGGTATCAAGATAAAAAAGAAAACCTTCCCGATAATGAGTATAAGGGCATGTTTAAAGGAAAAAACCTTCTTGTTATTCAGGTAGAATCTCTTGAAAAATTTGTTATTAATCAAAAAATCAACGGTCAGGAAATTACTCCTGAGTTGAATAAGCTGGTAAAAAACAGCATGTTTTTTACAAATATACATGAACAGGTAGGAGGAGGCAACAGCTCAGATGCTGATTTAATGACAAATGCATCGGTATACCCCATTCAGTTGGGAACCACATTTTTCAGCAATCCTTTTACCCATTACAATTCATTCCCCAAAATGCTGAAGAAAAATGGGTACTTCACTACGGCAATCCATCCTGATAACGGTGCTTTCTGGAACTGGATGCCGGCGCTGAAATCCATGGGCTTTAATAAGTGCTATGATTCATCCTATTATAAAACTACTGAGAGAATTAATATGGGTATTAGCGACGGAACATACTTTGACCAGATTGAACCTATAATAGTGAAGGAAAAACAGCCGTTTTATACATTTTTGGTTACACTGTCCAGCCATACACCTTTTGAACTTGCTGACAAATACAGAGAATTAAAACTTTCGGAAGAGCTTGACAAATCCAAACTGGGAGGATATCTACAATGTATTCACTATACCGACAAGCAGTTGGGACGTCTTCTGGACAAGCTGCAAAAAGACGGAATACTTGATAATACTGTAGTAGCCATATATGGCGACCACGAGGGAATTCATAAGTATTTTCCAAAAGACATAGGTATGCTGTCTGAGCAGGAGAGCTGGTGGAAAGACAACGGCAAGCGTATTCCATTAATTATTTACAATAAAAACCTGAAAGGGAAAGAGATAAATGTTAACGGCGGACAGGTTGACACAATGCCTACATTGGCTTACTTAATGGGGATTGATGAAAGTAGTTATATTAGTACCGCAATGGGCAGAAATCTTCTGAAAACGAACAAAGACTTTGCGGTACTTAGAAATTCCACTGTGGTAGGAAACGTAGATGAAAAGGATAAGGCACATGCTGTTGAGGGCCTTGAAATATCAGATAAAATAATACGCGGGGATTATTTTAAGAAATAA
- the pssA gene encoding CDP-diacylglycerol--serine O-phosphatidyltransferase translates to MRDRIKRSLPNFLTLINLSLGVIALLFVIRNDLVQASLMVMVAALTDRFDGKAARMLDCTSELGKELDSLSDLVSFGIAPIIITWKISFISFPVIGCLLAVIYPIAGAYRLARYNVTAFNNVFSGVPITIAGALLAIINLFNCYSIEHHRYSNANTLFSAVIVVLLSFLMVSKIRIKKR, encoded by the coding sequence TTGAGAGACAGGATTAAGCGTTCTTTGCCTAATTTTTTAACACTTATAAATTTATCACTTGGCGTAATTGCCTTATTGTTTGTAATTAGAAATGACCTTGTACAGGCATCCCTTATGGTTATGGTAGCGGCATTAACCGACAGATTTGATGGTAAGGCTGCCAGAATGCTGGACTGTACAAGTGAGTTAGGCAAGGAATTAGATTCCCTGTCAGACTTAGTTTCTTTTGGAATTGCACCAATAATAATAACTTGGAAAATCAGTTTTATTAGTTTTCCGGTTATAGGTTGCCTGCTGGCAGTTATATATCCTATTGCAGGAGCATACAGACTGGCTCGTTACAATGTGACAGCATTTAATAATGTTTTTTCTGGAGTACCCATAACAATTGCCGGAGCTTTGCTGGCCATAATTAACCTGTTCAACTGCTATTCAATAGAACATCACAGGTATAGTAATGCAAATACCTTATTTAGTGCTGTCATTGTTGTTTTGCTTTCTTTTCTTATGGTCAGTAAAATCAGAATTAAAAAAAGATAA
- a CDS encoding helix-turn-helix domain-containing protein, which translates to MDKFLFINVMITFIETRIKRKIDYDELVYETGFSLPYIRELFQCQMNKSLYRYILERKIANAAFECRYTDRSLLSIGMSYGFNNADAFTRAFKRIVGTTPSELRKMDITIRRTKLCAGVYGIELFILNDKTMKGKGKNEE; encoded by the coding sequence ATGGATAAATTCTTATTTATAAATGTAATGATTACATTTATAGAAACGCGTATTAAAAGAAAAATTGACTATGATGAATTAGTCTATGAGACTGGTTTTTCTTTACCGTATATTCGTGAATTATTCCAATGCCAGATGAACAAATCTCTTTATCGCTATATTCTGGAAAGAAAAATTGCCAATGCTGCTTTTGAATGCCGCTATACAGACAGAAGTCTGCTTAGCATCGGAATGAGCTATGGTTTTAACAATGCAGACGCTTTTACCAGAGCATTTAAAAGAATTGTAGGGACGACACCATCTGAATTGCGAAAAATGGATATTACTATTAGAAGAACGAAGCTCTGCGCGGGAGTTTATGGTATTGAACTTTTTATTTTGAACGATAAAACTATGAAAGGTAAGGGGAAAAATGAAGAGTAG
- a CDS encoding U32 family peptidase, translated as MDENQKTKSIKFDMAYNFDKKLIEDISKFGIVSGVYAKMKHDDVGGGRASLILPEVSWQKIEEHVQLCHKNNIKFNYLLNALCLGNKEFVKEHHKKILELLDRVVNAKVDSVTVANPYICQMIKKQYPHLEVSISVNLRIRSLQQIRYWEGFGADEITLDQLVNRDFNLLREILKYTKQTGTRIRLFANNLCLHDCPLRTHHGLSNSHASQTGEYTTESHILYEYYLCTLLKMTSPAKLISATWIRPDDVHYYEELMNEVGNPNLSLKLVERGSTSEYLLKTVKAYSERRFDGNLMDIIYAIQKRFLLDNKKEAADDSNVFAERISKGEYNPESLRKLDNLFNLDWFHIDNRKLDGFLDKFKSKSCGNKICDDEGWRQSSSLDINSEQTCSYCRAWAEKAITVDEDKRRQYIEGIREFLDDLNSSKVFNLNKA; from the coding sequence GTGGATGAAAATCAAAAAACAAAATCTATAAAATTTGATATGGCTTATAATTTTGATAAAAAATTAATTGAGGACATATCCAAGTTTGGTATTGTATCAGGAGTCTATGCAAAGATGAAGCACGACGATGTAGGCGGCGGAAGAGCTTCATTGATTTTACCTGAAGTGTCATGGCAGAAGATTGAAGAACATGTACAGTTATGTCACAAGAATAACATTAAATTTAATTATTTACTCAATGCTCTATGCCTTGGAAACAAAGAGTTTGTTAAGGAACACCATAAAAAAATCCTTGAATTGCTGGATAGAGTGGTTAATGCCAAGGTGGATTCTGTAACCGTTGCAAACCCATACATATGCCAAATGATAAAAAAGCAATATCCACATTTAGAAGTTTCCATTAGCGTTAATTTAAGAATAAGAAGTTTGCAGCAAATAAGATACTGGGAAGGCTTTGGTGCAGATGAAATAACTTTAGATCAGCTTGTTAACAGAGATTTCAATTTATTAAGAGAAATCCTGAAATATACGAAACAAACCGGAACCAGAATACGGCTTTTTGCAAACAACCTCTGTCTTCATGATTGCCCTTTAAGAACACATCATGGGCTTTCAAATTCACATGCTTCGCAGACCGGAGAATATACAACGGAATCGCATATATTATATGAATATTACTTGTGTACTCTTCTCAAAATGACAAGTCCTGCAAAGCTTATATCGGCAACATGGATTAGGCCGGATGATGTCCATTACTATGAAGAGCTGATGAATGAGGTGGGTAATCCAAACTTGTCTTTAAAGCTTGTGGAGCGTGGTTCCACTTCCGAGTATTTGCTTAAAACAGTAAAAGCTTATAGTGAACGACGTTTTGACGGTAATTTAATGGATATTATATATGCAATTCAGAAAAGGTTTTTATTGGATAATAAAAAGGAAGCGGCAGACGATAGTAATGTATTTGCTGAGAGAATTTCCAAAGGTGAATACAATCCTGAAAGTTTAAGGAAGTTAGATAATTTATTTAATCTTGACTGGTTTCACATTGACAACAGAAAATTGGATGGATTCTTAGACAAATTCAAATCAAAATCATGTGGTAATAAGATATGCGATGATGAGGGCTGGAGACAAAGCAGCAGCTTAGACATAAACTCAGAACAAACATGCTCCTATTGTAGGGCTTGGGCTGAAAAAGCAATAACTGTTGATGAAGACAAAAGGCGCCAGTACATTGAAGGTATTCGTGAATTTCTTGATGATTTAAATTCAAGCAAAGTATTTAATCTAAACAAGGCTTAA